CTGTTTGTGGTATGGAAGGTGCGTCGGGAGCAATGGAATTGAGATTTTCAACCAAAGCAAATGGGATTTAAGCCCCCACCTTTAGGTGGATTGTTTTTAGGCAGGGGCTTAAATTCCCTGCCTAAAAACTTCGCACTCCTTGCGTCAACCCCTCGACTTCGCGGGCGGGCTCTTCTGTCAACTGTCAACAGTCAACTGTCAACTGTCAACTGTCAACTGTCAACGCAGATGTACGCGGATTAACGCAGATAAAATGGATCGAACAAAGATATTGTTTGTGTGCAGCCAGAATAAGTGGCGCAGTTTAACCGCCGAGAAGATTTGCGAGAAAATTAGCGGGTATAGCGTGCGATCGGCTGGAACGGAAAAAGGTGCGAGAATTAGAGTAACTCAAGGTTTGCTCGGTTGGGCTGATACGATCTTTGTGATGGAAAAGAAGCATGGCGATCGACTTCGCAGCAAATTTCCAGACAGTATTCAGGGCAAGCCAGTTATTTGCCTGCAAATCCCCGATAATTATAGATATATGGAACCGGAGCTAGTCGAGCTTTTGCAGGCGAAACTGGGCTTATATATGGAAATGCCAGATAACGAGATAAATTTTATGCAGCGAGTGTTGGAACCGGAGGTGATGGATTCTTGGGAAGAGGCGATCGAATACGATTCGATGGACTTTACTGAGGTTAATGCTGCGTTTGCCAAGAGTGCGGCTGCTTTGGGGCCGATTTTTGGAAACGTTTTGGACGTGGGGACGGGTACGGCACGAATTCCAATCGCCCTGACTCAACT
The window above is part of the Microcoleus sp. bin38.metabat.b11b12b14.051 genome. Proteins encoded here:
- a CDS encoding methyltransferase domain-containing protein encodes the protein MDRTKILFVCSQNKWRSLTAEKICEKISGYSVRSAGTEKGARIRVTQGLLGWADTIFVMEKKHGDRLRSKFPDSIQGKPVICLQIPDNYRYMEPELVELLQAKLGLYMEMPDNEINFMQRVLEPEVMDSWEEAIEYDSMDFTEVNAAFAKSAAALGPIFGNVLDVGTGTARIPIALTQLRPEWKLTCIDLSANMLKVAAQNLEQAQVRSQINLELIDAKAMPYPDKSFDMVISNSIIHHLPDPLPFLQEIRRVLKPNGAIFLRDLLRPLDETIRDNLVEMYAGDCNSHQKQLFSDSLQAAFTLDEVERMAEAAGLEGLRIYESSDRHWTAERAWISLS